AGTTCTTCCTCTAATCGTCCCCTGTCTCTAGAAGCTCATCAGAAATTCTAATAATGCTAAAGTCATCATATGTCACAACTAGatctttatataaaaaattatactcctactAGATTGCTATTGTTAATAGTACTCTAAGGGggcatttactttgcatgattgataaaatgcatgattgaatatttttatcctcaagagtaggatttctTCGAtctcattattttaatttgatatgaatcaagcaaaaaactaacttaaatgataaaaaagatCAAGggctttgggatatcccaaagtttcaatacATCTAAGTCAACAAGGGAttaatcttactatttttatctatcaaagttaatcctcaaaagtaaatgCCCCCTAATGGGACTATCCAAATAACCTTCATTTAACAGGCAATCGAGGAATGTTACAGATATAGACATCTAAGGGTGAGTTTACAACTAGCTTTGATTCTTATGAAGCCTGCATATTCAGcattagagttcttttctaaacattaaAACAATTACAAATAGGAGTGTGGACTAAAAACCCAAATAATTCTAAAGTTTTCATTTCATCTCTCCAAATAAATCAAttagaaatgaaggatttaaatcAAAAACATTTTCTGGAATGAAAAAACTGAGATATAAacaagaacaaaaaaaatattaaaaaaaatgagagttTGCATCTGAAATATAAACTATCAATCTGTAAAAGTCAAACACAACTATGAAAACCGCGGGTTTCTGCATAAAATTTTCTCCAGCGCACTAACCTGATATCGTGCATGTAATGGAACCTTAAGGTTGACTTCTGACTCATGCTCATCTCTCGAAACCACTCTGGAATCGATGCTCATATGTATCTCGACAACTGTTTGGTTAGAGCGGAAAGAAGGTAATTCTAAATTTGTGTCACCAAAGACGGCTGCATCTGTGAACACTGCAGCAAGAAACATAAACCAAATAAACCAAACCACATAGGAGAACTCATATAAATTGCATTGGAATTATAGTAATCAACTACCACTGCGCTGGACAAAGTGCTGCAGCTCGAAAGGATCAGTAAAGACCCCAGATGGAAGCCTTTCAATAATTACAACTACACAAGAATGTGCAGTGAGCTTGTGTTTCAACTTAAGCCTTATAGAAGAAGAAAGCCAACGATGAGACCCTTCACCAGTGACATTTCGACTTAGACTCTTCACCAAAACTTGATTTTTATCTTCAAGCACTTTGCACGAGCCTAGTGGGATTTTATTTGCTATGAAATTGTCAAATTCTCGTTCTATAAAACTATCGTATTTCTTGAAATAGCTTTCTGCGATGTATTCATCGACATAACATGTTTGTCCCTGAGGTAAAATGCAAGAAACAACTGCAGCTCAATAAAATGTACATATTTAAGAACAGAAATCACTGACATATCATAAAATCTTAAGCAAATTAACACATTTCACTGTTAAAGAAAACACTTTTTAACAGTGCAGCGAAGGATTTTTTTCACTTACATAAGTCGAAGCAAGCACGAAGGATTTGATGCTTATGAGAAATATCACTGCAAGACACTGGATTGAATGAGTTTCCATCTCCAAATCTGAGCAAAAACAACCTAACAAAAGGGTacagaaaaattgaaaaataaatctaCGAGCATAGGAAAAATTTTGAAATCCCTAATTAAGAAATGGAATGGTAATTGCCGATCTAGACTTACAAGAAGAGCAGGACGCAAGGGTGAGGCGAAACTGCTGCAGAAGCCGTTTGTTCTGATTTTGTGAGTTGCGAATAGTGATTGAGCTTTCTTTACATCGGGGGCGATACGAGCATATGTTTGTTTGTGcattattttttccttttcttctaCCTCTTTTTCCAAccgtaagttttttttttattcatttttgcTGCCatcgtttttatttttttttggtacaTTGCCatcgtttttattttaaagcTGCAGatgtttaatttttctttttctgccatcattgtaattatttatttatttttatgggtCCATTGTGAAATTGTACTTATTTTCTTTCTATttagttgaattttaatttagttttaattatgtACACTTTTTTTCCAAGAAAATTTATAGGCTTTGTATGATGAATTTCGTAAGCCTCACTAGTGTATGAATTTCGTAAGCCAAAATTCTTTATagttattcatttatttttagtaTACGAATTTCGCAAGACTTAAtgcaaattattaattaatttctcaaataaataaattaataataagaacaatattattattaacatgttgtgtgtaattttaattttaattttaattgtgtGTTGTACGAATTTGCTTTTCAAAAATACGTGCatctgaattttaaattttttagcataactatattaattttaaaattatattttattatttaaaaaattaaattattcgtataattgcataaatttaattaagttaaaatataatacaaaaattaaaatacatatatgagatagttttttttttggtggtaAATGTAGTAATAATGATAGTGGGGATCAAGAATAGTTAAATATgagatagtttttttttaaaaataaataatcaacaatttttttttttttagaattacaagaggtatctatTATATTATCAAATAAATCACCCGCATGTAAGAGGGACCTCTACcgatataaaagtgaaaaaaactACACCGCACGGCACGCAAGTGTGAAGGAGAGTCTTTGACTCTATGGGTTCATCAGCTTTGCTACTTGAGCTAGGTCTCATTGATAAATATGAGGTAGTGTTATAATATAGTAGAAAATATGAGGAAGAACGCATGACATGATCTCTTATTCTTTCTTGATTGCATATCAGAGAGTCTGATCTGAGGTGTTGTTCGATCAAGCCGAAGATGTTGTCAAAAGAACCATCGTCTCGAGCAATAATTTTGTCCCGAAATCGTATAAAATACGTAAGATAGAATTAGCACATCTATCAAATATGTGGAAAATTGGGGCTAAGGCGTCAAGATTTCCCTTTAAATTTCCTGAGagatttttatgatttttgggTTGTTTGAGGTAACAGAAATTGATTTTGGATCAGATATGAGTCGCCAAGATGAGCGTGACATCCTTCCCAACCTCGACGGCCTCACCAAAAATGAGTTCATGCAAGCCATTTCATTCTAGGTTTACAAATTACAATAAAACTAGCCATCTCAAAACACATTATCAAAAACAATGTCCAAATAATTACGCAAAAGAAACCCAACATTTCACAAATGAATGCACAAGCAATACTATGCAAAATGTACTTTCATTAATCACCAAACATAAAAGCTAAGAGAGAATTGTTCGACtattataagctccaaaaacaACAGTTCATATATAACTTAATAAACACGAAATGTAACACGAGGCCAACCCAATGTTTCCTTGGAAACCCCTTGGATAAATTGCATCCCATTTTTATGgtacaagaagaagaagaagaagaagaatgacaAAACAACAAACATATCATCGATGATGCCTCCCTTGAAAGCCACCCTTGTTCTTGGCAAAGAAGGTGTTCTTTGGTTTGGGAATCTCATGAATATCCATCATTTGTATCGTTCGTTGCTTTTTGGCTTCCCGAGTGAAAATGCCCCACAGAAAAACAAAAGCTGATAAGTATAAAAGCAAGTGGTACTACTACTATAGATTCCAAATTGTGAAATCAGACCATTCTGAGCTTCTTGGTAGTTCTCTTGAAGCCGCCTTCTTGCCGAGTTCAACTTCTCGTCATCCACTACAGTTTCCCTTTGTGCTCTCTGCAAAATAGCATTTCATTGGTTTAGACTAGTCAAATTAGCCAAAATCTTTAAAGACAATTTTGAACACATCTTCAGCAAATATGTGTAGTATGTTTTAATGCAATGTTGCCCATTACATTTAAATAGACATACTCTAACAAGAGGGAATTAGAGCTCAAGAATCTAAATTTATCCATATATCAAGTGTTTGTGAGATCAGGAGTTAAGATTCAATAtcattatagttattttgaTCCAAACACAACCACAAACAAGATCAGAAGCGCTAAAAGTAGTCAAAGATTCAAATTGATCAGTTGGGTACATTGGGAGGCGGAGCAGAGGATGATTTAGATGCTGATTGTGGTGGCCTCGATGGAGTTTCTCTTCGAGCGGCTGCAGATGGAGATGGTTTAGGTTTTGACTCATATTCCACATAATTCCTTTCTGGAGTAGGAGCCCCATCTAAGAAAAACAAAAGATTGATGAGATTAGCCTACCGCAGCGATAAATATAGAAACCAGTGAGGAAAAGATAGACTAGCTGCGAATTCGATACTCACTCCGCGGATTTGGGGAGTATCCAAAATCCGGGACCTGCGACAGAAAACACCAAAAAACTTCAGAAATTCAACCGCAATAATTAAAGCCAGTTTTCCCTTTTCTGCCTTCTTTTCTCGTTTccgtttcctttttttcttta
The genomic region above belongs to Salvia miltiorrhiza cultivar Shanhuang (shh) chromosome 5, IMPLAD_Smil_shh, whole genome shotgun sequence and contains:
- the LOC130986666 gene encoding uncharacterized protein LOC130986666, whose amino-acid sequence is METHSIQCLAVIFLISIKSFVLASTYGQTCYVDEYIAESYFKKYDSFIEREFDNFIANKIPLGSCKVLEDKNQVLVKSLSRNVTGEGSHRWLSSSIRLKLKHKLTAHSCVVVIIERLPSGVFTDPFELQHFVQRSVFTDAAVFGDTNLELPSFRSNQTVVEIHMSIDSRVVSRDEHESEVNLKVPLHARYQPLGLGFSRVEFGAPDIFTCCRSTERDVPKRLCQSIPTNLITDKKASPLIWEIPCGNKEHAAVVSAVTFGFAVSTALLIVWTSISYSKQ